AAACTCTGCCGACATTCCCAAAACACACATACTCATTCCAAACTTAGCCATGGTGTAGGCGACGTGAGGACCGAACCATCGCTCTTCCATGTTAAGTGGCGGCGAAAGGTTAAGTACATGCGGGTTATCCGACTTGAGTAAGTGCGGGATGCATTTTTGAGAGCAAAGGAACGTTCCGCGCGTATTGACGTGATGCATCAGGTCGTAGCGCTTCATGGAAGTTTGCTGCGTGCCTGTGAGGTTAATCGCGCTGGCATTGTTTACCAAAATATCAATTCCACCAAACTTATCGACGCCTGCTTGGATGGCTGCATCGACCATGGCTTCGTCGCGGATATCGACGATGCAGGGCAGTGCTTGACCACCGGCGGCTTCGACCTCTTCTGCTGCAGTGTAGATAGTACCTTCTAATTTTGGATGGGGCTCGGCTGTCTTGGCCGCGATGATTACGTTTGCGCCGTCTTTAGCTGCGCGCAATGCTATCGCTTTGCCAATGCCTCGGCTTGCTCCGGAAATAAATAGTGTTTTGCCTTTTAAGTCTGACATAGCGCTCTCCTTCGGGTGAGGAAGAATCCATAGTGGCAACTGAGT
This genomic window from Deltaproteobacteria bacterium contains:
- a CDS encoding SDR family oxidoreductase, with translation MSDLKGKTLFISGASRGIGKAIALRAAKDGANVIIAAKTAEPHPKLEGTIYTAAEEVEAAGGQALPCIVDIRDEAMVDAAIQAGVDKFGGIDILVNNASAINLTGTQQTSMKRYDLMHHVNTRGTFLCSQKCIPHLLKSDNPHVLNLSPPLNMEERWFGPHVAYTMAKFGMSMCVLGMSAEF